A window from Leptospira meyeri encodes these proteins:
- a CDS encoding suppressor of fused domain protein, with the protein MNPSTPKVLYQEANPYGSFTAFLEDDGRTIYLYLQSHNNPEWPMKTLWVRNLIHAPDARVDEDFDAGLAPVLTKSEITDPKAQSSLTEDQIHFIWSEEGDGVALFVEEELQAYLPSWSGIKGIHGYAKFAKEEAPTASPLGDPENGVIAERVKANRKFWESVAEKDHWKKAQKLRLDFLESKLGKHEKYWSADGGKYPSLGIASFLPKEFPGIKIFSTIGMSVQNQPSIELYHKEYENFSRIELVFAIQLLKDTEDKSETWIQHVLGEMVKFPWNTGIWFGHSHTIQNPRKDPDQLYLDFNWFVLRNVTEEIEQGSKELLPNLHGLLTENGKRANFLLLTPIATEERICFMREGSAKFWETWKKEGYSFFHDSERRMLEF; encoded by the coding sequence ATGAATCCCAGTACCCCGAAAGTTTTATACCAAGAAGCAAATCCTTACGGTTCTTTTACCGCTTTTTTAGAAGATGATGGAAGAACCATTTACCTTTACTTACAATCACATAACAACCCGGAGTGGCCGATGAAAACTCTTTGGGTTCGGAATTTAATTCATGCCCCGGATGCTCGTGTGGATGAAGATTTTGATGCGGGTCTTGCACCCGTACTGACCAAATCTGAAATCACAGATCCAAAAGCGCAAAGTTCACTCACAGAAGACCAAATTCATTTCATTTGGTCAGAAGAAGGTGATGGAGTTGCTTTGTTTGTGGAAGAAGAACTACAAGCTTACCTTCCTTCTTGGTCAGGGATCAAAGGAATTCATGGATACGCAAAGTTTGCAAAAGAAGAAGCACCTACTGCTTCTCCCCTTGGTGATCCAGAGAATGGAGTGATTGCCGAACGAGTGAAGGCCAATCGAAAATTTTGGGAATCGGTTGCGGAAAAAGATCATTGGAAGAAAGCACAAAAACTTCGATTGGATTTTTTAGAATCAAAACTTGGGAAACATGAAAAATATTGGTCTGCTGATGGCGGGAAGTATCCTTCTCTTGGAATCGCATCTTTTTTACCAAAAGAATTTCCTGGGATTAAAATCTTCTCTACCATTGGGATGAGTGTTCAAAACCAACCTTCGATCGAACTCTATCACAAAGAATATGAAAACTTTTCTCGGATCGAACTTGTATTTGCGATTCAACTTTTAAAAGATACAGAAGATAAATCAGAAACATGGATCCAACATGTACTCGGAGAGATGGTAAAGTTTCCTTGGAACACAGGAATTTGGTTTGGACATTCTCATACAATTCAAAATCCAAGAAAAGATCCCGATCAACTCTACCTAGACTTCAATTGGTTCGTTCTACGTAACGTCACAGAGGAAATAGAGCAAGGTTCCAAGGAATTACTGCCAAATCTTCATGGACTACTCACAGAGAATGGCAAACGCGCGAATTTTCTCTTATTAACTCCTATCGCAACCGAAGAACGAATTTGTTTTATGCGAGAAGGTTCTGCCAAATTTTGGGAAACATGGAAGAAGGAAGGGTATAGTTTCTTTCACGACAGCGAACGCAGGATGTTAGAATTCTAA
- a CDS encoding MBL fold metallo-hydrolase, whose amino-acid sequence MAEKIKFLKKQNLSLVLLYVSFIFFFSHCALRSSGNLNHYDTYFPHESKSNLIPKGKVRVTFLGTSSILLDDGVTQILTDGFFSRPSIWKTAFSKVESNPIIVSSVIERANINRLEAIFVCHSHYDHVMDAPLVAKQTKAKLFGSSSTLNVGTGAGLTSDQMQKFVPGKPIAIGKFIITVLESKHTPPFRILGKTNATDPNHPTIETPLVQPVKALDFIEGGTFDFFIQHGKNKILIKSSTNFVEGALDKLQADVLFLGVAQLSLQPVSFQDEYYKQTVQTLKPKLLIPIHWDNFFKPLSEPLEPNLKLGDDFDGNMKYILNRTEKEKIEVKLLQGFETIDLF is encoded by the coding sequence ATGGCAGAGAAAATCAAATTTCTTAAAAAACAAAATCTTTCATTAGTCCTTCTCTATGTTTCCTTCATTTTCTTTTTTTCCCATTGTGCCCTTCGTTCTTCTGGAAACCTAAACCATTACGATACTTATTTTCCGCATGAAAGTAAATCAAATCTCATACCAAAAGGGAAAGTTCGAGTTACTTTCCTTGGAACCTCATCTATATTGTTAGATGATGGCGTAACACAAATTTTAACAGATGGTTTTTTTTCAAGGCCATCAATTTGGAAAACTGCATTTTCCAAAGTAGAATCTAATCCTATCATCGTTTCGTCTGTCATCGAAAGAGCAAACATCAACCGACTAGAAGCTATTTTTGTTTGCCATTCTCATTATGACCATGTAATGGATGCACCACTTGTCGCCAAACAAACAAAGGCGAAGTTGTTCGGTTCTTCCTCCACTCTCAATGTAGGAACGGGAGCAGGGCTTACCAGTGATCAAATGCAAAAGTTTGTACCAGGAAAACCGATCGCCATCGGAAAGTTTATCATCACAGTTTTGGAATCCAAACACACTCCTCCTTTTCGTATCCTAGGCAAAACAAATGCAACGGATCCCAACCACCCAACCATTGAAACTCCTCTCGTCCAACCCGTAAAGGCTTTGGATTTTATCGAAGGAGGTACTTTTGATTTTTTCATCCAACATGGAAAAAATAAAATTTTGATTAAAAGTAGTACAAACTTTGTTGAAGGAGCACTGGACAAACTACAGGCCGATGTTTTGTTTTTGGGAGTAGCTCAACTTTCCCTACAACCCGTGTCCTTTCAAGATGAGTATTACAAACAAACAGTGCAGACTTTAAAACCCAAGCTACTCATTCCCATTCATTGGGATAATTTTTTCAAACCACTCTCGGAACCATTGGAACCCAATCTAAAACTCGGAGACGATTTTGATGGAAATATGAAATATATTTTGAACAGAACGGAAAAAGAAAAAATAGAGGTAAAGTTACTACAAGGTTTTGAAACTATCGATTTGTTTTAG
- a CDS encoding DUF4269 domain-containing protein, protein MQSLQTNLFLSTDYLQFGTPKQQELAIDLENWKILKSLHGFKPTLAGTIPLDIDTDSSDVDILVKFNIPAHLQKICYAKFRNLPNYSFSEKTIALRVTLICRFETKKFQYEIFGQSVEPTEQYAWIHMMVENRFLILADSSFRDEIRNLKKQGIKTEAAFCKVLDLKGDPYKTLVQWNQKSNEQFRELLLQRGYQINPN, encoded by the coding sequence ATGCAATCTCTCCAAACCAATTTGTTTCTTAGTACAGACTACCTACAGTTCGGTACTCCCAAACAGCAGGAATTGGCAATTGATTTAGAAAATTGGAAAATTCTAAAATCTTTACATGGTTTCAAGCCAACTTTGGCAGGTACCATTCCCTTGGATATCGATACAGATTCGAGCGATGTGGATATCTTAGTAAAATTCAATATCCCTGCTCATTTACAAAAGATTTGTTATGCTAAGTTTCGCAATTTGCCAAATTATAGTTTTTCTGAAAAAACAATTGCACTTCGAGTCACATTGATTTGTCGCTTTGAAACTAAAAAATTTCAATATGAAATCTTTGGTCAATCAGTGGAGCCAACAGAACAGTATGCTTGGATCCATATGATGGTGGAAAATCGATTTTTAATTTTGGCCGATTCTTCCTTTCGAGATGAAATTCGGAATCTAAAAAAACAAGGAATCAAAACAGAAGCGGCGTTTTGTAAAGTATTGGATTTAAAAGGAGATCCCTATAAAACATTAGTCCAATGGAATCAAAAATCAAATGAACAGTTTCGTGAATTACTTTTGCAAAGAGGGTATCAAATCAATCCGAATTGA
- a CDS encoding alpha-ketoglutarate-dependent dioxygenase AlkB family protein — MHLFHRTESENLLPYDGVLLYIPDFIPRVEADQLFLSLLDGIEWKKDEAILYGKHITTKRSVAWYAEKGFSYRYSGTTKTALPWSPLLLELKTKVELASKEKFNSCLLNLYHDGSEGMAWHSDDETSLLPNSTIASVSFGAERIFRYKHKKTEEKVELQLEHGSLLLMKDVIQRHWLHSLPKAMKVKRPRINLTFRQFGLI, encoded by the coding sequence ATGCACTTATTCCATAGAACTGAATCCGAAAATCTTTTACCTTACGATGGGGTTTTGTTGTACATCCCAGATTTTATTCCCAGGGTGGAAGCAGATCAGTTGTTTCTCTCTCTTCTGGACGGGATCGAATGGAAAAAAGATGAGGCCATCTTGTATGGAAAACACATTACCACCAAACGAAGCGTGGCTTGGTATGCTGAAAAAGGTTTTTCTTACCGATATTCGGGAACCACAAAAACGGCACTTCCTTGGTCTCCACTCCTATTAGAATTAAAAACCAAAGTGGAGTTGGCCTCTAAAGAAAAATTCAATTCTTGTTTACTGAATTTATACCATGACGGAAGTGAAGGGATGGCTTGGCATAGCGATGATGAAACATCTTTACTTCCCAATTCAACCATTGCATCCGTAAGTTTTGGTGCCGAACGGATCTTTCGTTACAAACATAAAAAAACAGAAGAGAAAGTAGAGTTGCAGTTAGAACACGGAAGTTTGCTTTTAATGAAAGATGTCATCCAAAGGCACTGGTTACATTCCCTCCCAAAAGCGATGAAAGTCAAACGACCAAGAATCAATTTAACCTTTCGTCAATTCGGATTGATTTGA
- the gcvT gene encoding glycine cleavage system aminomethyltransferase GcvT: protein MVLESDREKAVELKQTPLHTIHKEMGAKMVPFGGWDMPVQYTGIIQEHLATRSAAGLFDVSHMGEIFVTGNETDVLSFLESVTCNTITGMKVGQVQYNAVVNESGGLVDDITVYKFSDSKYMICSNASNYPAVTKHLETYKKGDVTVVDDSKNWHQIALQGPKADEIFSKYLGKDLSSILYYHFEEMNWKGETIIVSRTGYTGEDGFEIYTSNALGVTLWKELLEMGKNYGLVPVGLGARDTLRLEAKYPLYGHELNSEWTPVESGINFIVKEKPSPYLGYTRIIADKKNGPKRKVVGIRLMEPGVLRENFPIFSGDGKEIGKSTSGTHSPSRKESLGLAILDTEFAKNQMEVFVEIRGQKKLAKVETGAFIQGSVRNNR from the coding sequence ATGGTTTTAGAGTCTGATCGAGAGAAAGCCGTGGAACTAAAACAAACACCTTTACATACAATTCATAAAGAAATGGGAGCCAAGATGGTTCCTTTTGGCGGATGGGACATGCCTGTCCAATATACAGGAATCATCCAAGAACATTTGGCCACAAGATCAGCTGCAGGACTCTTTGACGTATCCCATATGGGTGAAATTTTTGTCACCGGAAATGAAACAGATGTTCTTTCTTTTTTAGAATCAGTTACTTGCAACACCATCACTGGGATGAAAGTAGGCCAAGTGCAATATAATGCAGTGGTAAATGAATCTGGTGGTCTTGTGGATGATATCACTGTTTATAAATTCAGTGATTCAAAGTATATGATTTGTTCTAATGCTTCTAATTATCCTGCTGTAACAAAACACTTAGAAACATATAAAAAAGGGGACGTAACTGTTGTTGATGATAGTAAAAACTGGCATCAAATTGCATTACAAGGCCCAAAAGCAGATGAAATTTTTTCCAAGTATCTTGGTAAAGACTTAAGTTCTATCCTTTATTATCATTTTGAAGAAATGAATTGGAAAGGAGAAACCATCATCGTATCTCGCACTGGTTATACGGGAGAAGATGGATTTGAAATTTACACATCGAATGCACTCGGTGTCACTCTCTGGAAAGAATTATTAGAAATGGGAAAAAACTACGGTCTTGTACCCGTTGGACTGGGTGCACGTGATACACTAAGACTTGAAGCCAAATACCCACTCTATGGTCATGAATTGAATTCTGAATGGACACCTGTGGAATCGGGAATCAACTTTATAGTCAAAGAAAAACCATCCCCATACTTGGGATACACACGGATCATTGCAGACAAAAAGAACGGCCCGAAACGAAAAGTTGTGGGAATTCGCCTGATGGAACCTGGGGTTTTGCGCGAAAATTTCCCAATTTTCTCAGGTGATGGGAAAGAAATCGGCAAATCTACCTCTGGAACTCATTCTCCTAGCCGGAAAGAGTCCCTCGGACTTGCGATTCTCGACACCGAATTCGCCAAAAACCAAATGGAAGTATTTGTGGAGATTCGTGGGCAGAAGAAATTGGCTAAAGTAGAGACTGGCGCCTTTATCCAAGGCAGTGTTCGAAACAATCGTTAA
- a CDS encoding SDR family oxidoreductase, with protein MKSINSELPVVVTGGSGYIASWIVKYLLEDGKKVRATVRSLKDISKIGHLLELKEKYKDHLTLFEADLLLDRSFDKTIEGVELVIHTASPFFVAGVKDAQKQLIDPALKGTRNVLESCNRISSVKRVVLTSSVAAIHGDNIDSLQVPSQTFTEDHWNITSNLNHQPYAYSKTLAEKEAWDIQQKQTRWDLVVINPSFVMGPSLSKRMDGTSVEFMKNILKGVFRTGVPDTKMGFVDVRDVAKAHILAGFTPSAKGRHITSAEVMPMLGVAKIIKENFGNKYSVPIGTLPKALVYVIGPFFGLSWGYTKNNIGQPLNLNNEYSKKDLGLTYRPLNDTFVDHVKQMESSGLL; from the coding sequence ATGAAATCTATCAATTCAGAATTACCCGTTGTTGTTACTGGAGGTTCAGGATACATTGCTTCTTGGATCGTTAAATATTTGTTAGAAGATGGAAAGAAAGTGAGAGCGACGGTTCGCAGTCTCAAAGATATTTCCAAAATTGGCCATTTGTTAGAGTTAAAAGAAAAGTATAAGGATCATTTAACTTTGTTCGAAGCAGACCTTTTGTTGGATAGAAGTTTTGACAAAACCATTGAAGGTGTCGAACTTGTGATCCACACGGCTTCCCCATTTTTTGTTGCAGGTGTCAAAGATGCACAAAAACAATTGATTGATCCTGCTTTAAAAGGAACCAGGAATGTTCTTGAATCCTGCAATCGCATATCTTCAGTTAAGCGAGTTGTTTTAACTTCGAGTGTGGCAGCGATTCATGGGGACAATATTGATTCATTACAAGTTCCTAGCCAAACGTTTACGGAAGATCATTGGAACATTACAAGTAATCTAAACCACCAACCATATGCTTATTCCAAAACTTTAGCTGAAAAAGAAGCTTGGGATATTCAACAAAAGCAAACACGTTGGGATTTAGTTGTGATCAACCCATCTTTTGTGATGGGACCGTCTCTTTCCAAACGTATGGATGGAACGAGTGTTGAATTTATGAAAAATATATTGAAGGGAGTTTTCCGCACTGGTGTCCCTGATACGAAAATGGGATTTGTAGATGTTAGAGATGTTGCAAAGGCACATATCTTAGCAGGATTTACTCCAAGTGCAAAGGGAAGGCATATCACTTCTGCAGAAGTAATGCCGATGTTAGGTGTTGCGAAGATCATTAAAGAAAATTTTGGAAATAAGTATTCTGTTCCTATAGGGACTCTTCCAAAGGCACTTGTATACGTGATTGGTCCTTTTTTTGGATTATCTTGGGGTTATACAAAAAATAATATTGGCCAACCATTAAACTTAAATAATGAGTATAGCAAAAAAGATCTAGGACTCACTTATCGCCCGTTAAATGATACATTTGTGGATCATGTAAAACAAATGGAAAGTTCGGGATTGTTATAA
- a CDS encoding DJ-1/PfpI family protein, producing MQNPIWNKNHFFLFPYNILKQYLPDRFTFFKMIRLPMVWVISMVVSQSSLFAKQEPKPKVLIVMSAASHLLLDESFYHPTGVFLNELALPAIRLNQSGFDLEFATPNGKKVTLDPESLKDKYWNSKEEKAEAIRFLNSLNSFQKPISLELAIQKNQSYIGLLIPGGQGLMSDLLYDTNLPILLRTFQKQEKTIGLVCHAPALLITLTEGPDGDGFLFQGYRVNSVTKMEEWFIETFVMKGKPKVRKISELLKERGMLYESSFFPASGFATRDRNLVTSQNPFSGEDFTKLYLGALKDSLKKSSF from the coding sequence ATGCAAAATCCAATTTGGAACAAAAACCATTTTTTTCTTTTCCCTTACAACATTCTAAAACAATACCTACCCGATCGTTTTACCTTTTTTAAAATGATCCGACTACCAATGGTATGGGTCATTTCTATGGTAGTATCCCAATCGTCTCTCTTTGCAAAACAAGAACCAAAACCAAAAGTTTTAATTGTGATGAGTGCTGCGAGTCATCTATTGTTAGATGAAAGTTTTTATCATCCAACAGGAGTTTTCCTAAATGAACTTGCCCTCCCTGCCATTCGTTTGAACCAATCAGGTTTTGATTTAGAGTTTGCTACACCCAATGGCAAAAAGGTTACACTCGATCCAGAAAGTTTAAAAGATAAATACTGGAATTCGAAAGAAGAAAAAGCAGAAGCCATTCGTTTTTTAAATTCACTCAATTCCTTTCAAAAACCAATCTCACTCGAACTTGCCATCCAAAAGAATCAAAGTTATATAGGTTTACTCATTCCTGGTGGACAGGGACTCATGAGTGACTTGTTGTATGATACAAATCTTCCCATTTTACTTAGAACATTTCAAAAACAGGAAAAAACAATCGGTTTGGTCTGCCATGCCCCGGCTTTGCTAATCACACTTACCGAAGGCCCTGATGGGGATGGATTTTTGTTTCAGGGTTATCGTGTGAACTCTGTTACCAAAATGGAAGAATGGTTTATCGAAACATTTGTGATGAAAGGTAAACCCAAAGTTAGAAAAATTTCTGAGTTATTAAAAGAACGTGGAATGTTGTATGAATCTTCTTTTTTCCCAGCAAGTGGATTTGCAACAAGGGATAGGAACTTAGTCACTTCACAAAATCCATTCTCAGGGGAAGATTTCACCAAACTATATTTAGGTGCACTTAAGGATTCTTTAAAAAAATCCTCTTTTTGA
- a CDS encoding Crp/Fnr family transcriptional regulator, whose product MKVLLPKVFGSEEIHQFFKTYGKTIKLKKKEYFAKKGIPLFSVGLVVGGGFKLIYKHGKKEWIKSFIFENGLLGSLPSIFENQPIPYSIIAIEPSEVIVLTANEFKSKMEKENGYQNFLVHFLSKLYLKKEERVADFLLLEPEKRYKKFIQEYSHVLDRISQIDQAAYLGITNVALSRIKKRIFLKNP is encoded by the coding sequence ATGAAAGTTTTGTTACCAAAAGTTTTTGGTTCTGAAGAAATCCATCAGTTTTTTAAAACTTACGGCAAAACCATCAAATTAAAGAAAAAGGAATATTTTGCCAAAAAGGGAATTCCTTTGTTTAGCGTTGGTTTGGTTGTCGGCGGTGGATTCAAACTCATTTATAAACATGGGAAAAAGGAATGGATCAAATCCTTTATCTTCGAAAATGGACTTCTGGGAAGTTTGCCAAGTATTTTTGAAAACCAACCCATTCCCTATTCTATCATTGCGATTGAACCTAGCGAAGTGATTGTGTTAACCGCAAACGAATTCAAATCCAAAATGGAAAAAGAAAACGGTTATCAAAATTTTCTCGTTCATTTTCTTTCGAAATTGTATCTAAAAAAAGAAGAACGAGTCGCAGATTTTTTACTCCTGGAACCAGAAAAAAGATACAAAAAGTTCATTCAGGAATATTCTCATGTTCTAGATCGAATTTCTCAAATAGACCAAGCTGCCTATTTGGGAATCACAAACGTGGCACTCAGCCGAATCAAAAAGAGGATTTTTTTAAAGAATCCTTAA
- the trxA gene encoding thioredoxin yields MSENLPKSFEELVQTHDKPILVDFWAPWCGPCQMVAPELEKLAKDWKGKVSVIKINTDAKQDIAGRYGITGIPTMILFKEGKEIHRISGAMRSEEIKKVFGGMI; encoded by the coding sequence ATGTCGGAAAATTTACCAAAAAGTTTTGAAGAGTTGGTCCAAACGCATGATAAACCGATCCTTGTGGATTTCTGGGCTCCTTGGTGTGGTCCTTGTCAAATGGTGGCTCCAGAATTGGAAAAATTGGCAAAAGACTGGAAGGGGAAAGTTTCGGTGATCAAAATCAACACGGATGCAAAACAAGATATTGCGGGAAGATATGGTATCACAGGAATCCCTACAATGATTTTGTTTAAGGAAGGTAAGGAAATTCATCGTATTTCGGGTGCTATGCGAAGCGAAGAAATCAAAAAAGTATTTGGTGGAATGATCTAA
- a CDS encoding synaptic vesicle VAT-1 family membrane protein, with product MLREVYRIEKTGSIDNLHRKNEPLRPPEGDEVTIEVKAIGLNFADVFSIYGLYSATPKGSFIPGLEFSGKIVKIGEKVKNFEVGDSVFGVTRFGAYTTHLNISEKTVFALPKDWSMQDGAAFAVQALTAYYALIPLGQVKEGDHVLIHSAAGGVGIMAGHIAKKKKAITIGLVGDSVKFSILKEVGYDYFLIRSPSFKQEMQKILSDHPLKIVLECLGGRYFQDSYDLLAPMGRLVTYGSANFTPSHSYRNWLSIVYSYLRRPKIDPLSMISDNKSVMGFNLIWLWNEIDELRKHFSDLMILSLPKQTIGHEFTFDSIHDALRTFQSGQTIGKIVIKVP from the coding sequence ATGTTAAGAGAAGTCTATCGCATCGAAAAAACCGGATCTATCGACAACCTTCATCGTAAAAATGAACCATTAAGGCCACCCGAAGGTGATGAAGTGACAATTGAAGTGAAAGCCATTGGACTTAACTTCGCTGATGTATTTTCGATTTATGGTTTGTATTCAGCAACACCCAAAGGAAGTTTCATCCCTGGCTTAGAATTTTCTGGAAAAATCGTGAAAATAGGCGAAAAAGTTAAGAATTTTGAAGTCGGTGACTCCGTGTTTGGTGTGACTCGGTTTGGTGCATACACAACTCATCTTAACATCTCTGAAAAAACTGTTTTTGCACTTCCAAAAGATTGGTCAATGCAAGATGGTGCAGCCTTTGCAGTACAAGCACTCACTGCATACTACGCACTGATTCCACTAGGACAAGTGAAAGAAGGTGATCATGTTCTCATTCATAGTGCTGCCGGTGGAGTTGGGATCATGGCAGGTCACATTGCGAAGAAAAAAAAAGCAATCACCATTGGTCTTGTAGGTGATTCCGTTAAGTTTTCGATCTTAAAAGAGGTTGGTTATGATTATTTTCTCATTAGGTCTCCTAGTTTTAAACAAGAGATGCAGAAAATTTTATCAGATCATCCGTTAAAAATTGTTTTAGAATGTTTAGGTGGTAGATATTTTCAGGACAGTTATGATCTCTTAGCTCCAATGGGAAGGCTTGTTACCTATGGGAGTGCGAACTTCACACCATCACATTCATACCGAAATTGGTTATCAATCGTCTATTCTTACCTCAGAAGACCAAAAATTGATCCATTATCCATGATTTCAGACAATAAATCGGTGATGGGATTCAATTTAATATGGTTGTGGAATGAAATTGATGAACTTCGAAAACATTTTTCCGATTTAATGATCTTATCACTACCAAAACAAACCATTGGGCATGAGTTTACCTTTGATTCGATACATGATGCACTCCGTACATTTCAATCAGGACAAACAATCGGTAAGATCGTTATCAAAGTTCCGTAG
- a CDS encoding discoidin domain-containing protein produces MKKIILTLLVFLVLFCKNSPIENSIVIERIQAASSADGTSPINVFISGKHWKPESSLDGITIFFSNGAKWNQSGKTDGRAFFNEISIECQEKKGYVAFYKDGSYATNFDCAKETPQKIRSNGVHVIYLLPDSGNGIKTVSFFQNGKKLDVLYPEPITGQVTASSTLPNYPAYSLFDGSIDFAWVEGVPSDGAGESFQIELEDEVDLSGIEIFNGYQRLDALFYKNGSVTELLVSNDNDSFVIKVADKQGGQRIFFPKPLSGKKFKFEIQKVRPGKTWKDTVIAEIILLGEKGKRFTVVDKNADEFKKSVLSKAKNTILSGLVNKAVFADVSEGRLDYVFRSNGSFVIWKDDVSEKRVLDGNWVILDASPTEAKIKIFGRDHKVVTQSLDSNSPYAETTEEKSTVIFGDTLMVKKSAKGLQMIGKKVQITD; encoded by the coding sequence TTGAAAAAAATAATCCTAACACTTTTGGTTTTCCTTGTTCTATTTTGTAAAAATAGTCCAATTGAAAATTCTATTGTCATCGAACGAATTCAAGCTGCATCCTCTGCTGATGGCACAAGCCCCATAAATGTATTTATCTCTGGCAAACACTGGAAACCAGAATCCAGTCTCGATGGAATCACAATTTTTTTCTCCAATGGTGCAAAATGGAACCAATCTGGAAAAACAGATGGTCGTGCTTTCTTTAATGAAATTTCTATTGAATGCCAAGAAAAAAAAGGATATGTTGCATTTTATAAGGACGGCAGTTATGCAACAAATTTTGACTGTGCCAAAGAAACTCCGCAAAAAATAAGATCTAACGGTGTACATGTCATTTACTTATTGCCAGACTCTGGAAATGGAATCAAAACTGTTTCCTTTTTCCAAAATGGAAAAAAACTAGATGTATTGTATCCTGAACCGATCACGGGTCAAGTTACTGCAAGTAGCACACTTCCAAATTATCCCGCCTATAGTTTGTTTGATGGTAGTATAGATTTTGCTTGGGTAGAAGGAGTTCCTAGTGATGGTGCAGGCGAGTCTTTTCAAATTGAATTAGAGGATGAAGTCGATTTATCAGGGATTGAAATTTTTAACGGTTACCAACGATTGGATGCCCTATTTTACAAAAATGGTTCCGTGACTGAATTATTAGTTTCAAATGACAATGATTCGTTTGTGATCAAAGTAGCAGACAAACAAGGGGGCCAAAGGATATTTTTTCCAAAGCCACTTTCAGGGAAAAAGTTTAAGTTTGAAATCCAAAAAGTTCGTCCTGGAAAAACTTGGAAAGACACTGTCATTGCCGAAATTATCTTACTCGGTGAAAAAGGAAAACGATTCACAGTAGTTGATAAAAATGCTGATGAATTTAAAAAGTCCGTTCTTTCAAAAGCAAAAAATACCATCCTCTCGGGACTTGTAAATAAAGCAGTATTTGCGGATGTATCGGAGGGTCGTTTGGATTATGTATTTCGTTCAAATGGTTCCTTTGTCATTTGGAAAGATGATGTGTCCGAAAAACGAGTATTAGATGGAAATTGGGTAATACTTGATGCATCTCCTACTGAAGCTAAAATCAAAATTTTTGGAAGAGACCATAAAGTAGTCACACAAAGTTTAGATTCCAATAGTCCTTATGCAGAAACGACGGAAGAAAAATCAACCGTTATCTTTGGTGATACACTCATGGTAAAAAAGTCAGCCAAAGGATTACAAATGATTGGCAAAAAAGTTCAGATCACAGATTAA
- the gcvH gene encoding glycine cleavage system protein GcvH produces the protein MADTQARDGYYYTEKHEWVKVEGDVALIGITDFAQNALGDIVFIDLPKPGKQIKAKDSLGTIESVKAAEDLYSPISGEVVETNANLGSNPAAVNAEPFDTWMVKLKNIQTSELGSLLTSAQYKEYVSKLD, from the coding sequence ATGGCAGATACACAAGCAAGAGACGGATATTATTATACAGAAAAACATGAATGGGTCAAAGTAGAGGGTGATGTGGCACTCATCGGAATCACTGACTTTGCACAAAATGCGCTAGGTGATATCGTGTTTATTGACCTTCCAAAACCTGGAAAACAAATCAAAGCTAAAGACAGCCTTGGAACCATTGAATCAGTAAAAGCTGCAGAAGATTTGTATTCACCAATTTCTGGAGAAGTGGTAGAAACCAACGCAAACCTAGGTTCTAATCCAGCGGCAGTGAATGCAGAGCCATTTGATACTTGGATGGTAAAATTAAAAAATATCCAAACATCCGAACTTGGCAGTCTTTTAACATCTGCGCAGTACAAAGAATACGTATCTAAATTAGATTAA